A portion of the Cellulophaga algicola DSM 14237 genome contains these proteins:
- a CDS encoding glutamate-5-semialdehyde dehydrogenase translates to MSLLLSIEQRNKVLNTMAEYIALEKEAILEANKKDLAAYTGDDLAMGDRLKVDDAKIEGMIISLQQLAEQEDPLGVERFGFTHENGIKVSNKTAPFGTICIIYESRPDVTIEAAGIAFKSGNKILLKGGKESIQSNLALVALWHKALEHNECTTDWVTYLQFNREETQAFLQNPTQKIDLIVPRGGEKLIAFVKKHATCPVIISGRGNNFAYVATDADLEMAIDIIINAKTTKISACNALDKVLIAADMPRKFEFLQHLIQELKKRDVEILTDQTLSDLEGSTTFEDEAIWYEEFLDYKIVIGQVADINEAVAKINTYGGGHSAVIITSNEEKAQLFMESVDSAAVYHNASTRFTDGFQFGLGGELAISTDKLHQRGPIGLQHLVTNKWYVLGNGQVRS, encoded by the coding sequence GTGAGTTTATTATTAAGTATAGAACAACGGAATAAGGTTTTAAATACCATGGCTGAGTATATAGCCCTGGAAAAAGAAGCTATTTTAGAAGCCAATAAAAAAGATCTGGCAGCCTATACCGGTGATGATCTTGCTATGGGAGACCGACTAAAAGTTGATGACGCTAAAATTGAAGGTATGATTATATCTTTACAACAATTGGCAGAACAAGAAGATCCTTTAGGGGTAGAACGCTTTGGTTTCACGCATGAAAATGGCATTAAAGTGAGTAATAAAACAGCTCCTTTTGGAACTATTTGCATTATTTACGAATCAAGGCCAGATGTAACTATTGAAGCCGCCGGGATTGCTTTTAAATCTGGAAATAAAATCTTATTAAAAGGCGGAAAAGAATCCATACAAAGTAATTTAGCCTTAGTAGCGCTTTGGCATAAAGCTTTAGAGCACAACGAGTGCACTACGGACTGGGTAACCTATTTGCAATTTAACCGTGAAGAAACACAAGCATTTTTACAAAATCCAACACAAAAAATAGATTTAATTGTACCACGTGGAGGAGAAAAGTTAATTGCCTTTGTAAAGAAACACGCTACTTGCCCTGTAATTATCAGCGGGAGAGGTAATAATTTTGCTTACGTTGCCACAGATGCCGATTTAGAAATGGCAATCGATATTATTATCAATGCAAAAACCACCAAAATATCAGCTTGTAATGCGTTAGACAAAGTTCTAATTGCTGCTGATATGCCTCGGAAATTTGAATTTCTTCAACATCTAATTCAAGAATTAAAGAAACGTGATGTAGAAATTTTAACAGATCAAACGCTTTCTGATTTAGAAGGTTCTACCACTTTTGAAGATGAAGCAATTTGGTATGAAGAGTTTTTAGATTATAAGATTGTTATTGGACAGGTTGCAGACATAAACGAAGCAGTAGCTAAAATTAATACCTACGGTGGCGGCCATTCTGCTGTGATTATCACTTCAAACGAAGAAAAAGCACAGCTATTTATGGAGTCTGTAGATTCTGCCGCAGTATATCATAACGCCTCCACGCGATTTACCGATGGTTTTCAATTTGGATTAGGAGGAGAACTAGCCATAAGTACAGATAAATTACACCAAAGAGGACCTATTGGCCTACAGCATTTAGTAACCAATAAATGGTATGTTTTAGGAAACGGACAAGTTAGAAGTTAA
- the proB gene encoding glutamate 5-kinase, with translation MKKIRVLLKVGSNTLTKETNHISRGKVEDIGRQIEHLKDTHEFIIVSSGAIAAARQFVKLEHNGEDINVKQALASIGQPHLMRIFQENFRELGLFTSQCLLSYLDFENPKSKSNIKNTIDVLVANNFIPIINENDTVATDEIQFGDNDKLAALTAALLKVDLLIIATNTDGVYTKKSLTEIMPETIKEVIHLNELINEVGDHKSTHGTGGMQSKIEAATIAKAANIETWIINGIKDNFITDAMNGKSNFTKIK, from the coding sequence ATGAAGAAGATTCGCGTATTATTAAAAGTGGGTTCAAATACTTTAACTAAAGAAACAAATCATATTTCTCGAGGAAAAGTAGAAGATATTGGGCGTCAAATAGAGCACTTAAAAGACACACATGAATTTATTATCGTGAGCTCTGGTGCAATTGCTGCAGCACGACAATTTGTAAAATTAGAGCACAATGGGGAAGATATCAATGTAAAACAGGCATTAGCTTCTATTGGTCAGCCCCACTTAATGCGTATTTTCCAAGAGAATTTTCGTGAATTAGGGTTGTTTACTTCACAATGTTTGTTATCCTATTTAGATTTTGAAAACCCAAAATCTAAATCGAATATTAAAAATACTATAGACGTTTTAGTCGCGAATAATTTTATCCCAATTATTAACGAGAATGACACCGTAGCTACCGATGAAATACAGTTTGGCGACAATGATAAATTAGCCGCATTAACCGCAGCTTTATTAAAAGTTGATTTACTGATCATTGCCACCAATACCGATGGAGTTTACACGAAAAAATCACTTACGGAAATAATGCCAGAAACGATTAAGGAGGTCATCCATTTAAATGAATTGATTAATGAAGTTGGCGATCATAAGTCTACACACGGCACTGGCGGTATGCAATCTAAAATAGAAGCAGCAACCATTGCAAAAGCTGCTAATATTGAAACATGGATCATCAACGGAATAAAAGATAATTTTATCACGGATGCCATGAATGGTAAAAGTAATTTTACAAAAATAAAGTAA
- a CDS encoding Rossmann-fold NAD(P)-binding domain-containing protein codes for MKHYTSIQDIDSLPNWIQEARALKAAPKAFKNLGADKTICLLFFNNSLRTRLSTQKAATNLDLEVMVMNFGSEGWALEYEDGTIMDQGTSEHIKEAAQVVSQFCDIVAIRAFATLTDKEKDEAELVLNGFKKYTSIPVVNMESSVGHPLQALADAITISEQNTKARPKVVLSWAPHPKALPHAVANSFTEMMLKQEADFVITHPEGYELNPEITKDATIEYNQEKALENADFVYVKNWSSYKDYGKVINQDKNWMMTKEKLGSAKFMHCLPVRRNVVVEDAVLDSDQSIVIAQANNRTYAAQIVLKKILEHLI; via the coding sequence ATGAAGCATTACACTAGCATTCAAGACATAGATTCGCTCCCAAATTGGATACAGGAAGCAAGAGCATTAAAAGCAGCACCTAAAGCGTTTAAAAATTTAGGAGCAGATAAAACCATTTGCCTATTGTTTTTTAATAATAGTCTAAGAACACGCTTAAGTACGCAAAAAGCAGCTACTAATTTAGACTTGGAAGTAATGGTCATGAATTTTGGAAGTGAAGGCTGGGCTTTAGAATATGAAGACGGCACTATTATGGACCAAGGTACATCTGAACATATTAAAGAAGCTGCGCAGGTAGTTTCTCAATTTTGTGATATCGTTGCCATACGTGCTTTTGCTACTTTAACAGATAAAGAAAAAGATGAAGCAGAGTTAGTCCTTAACGGTTTCAAAAAATATACGAGTATTCCTGTTGTAAATATGGAGAGTTCTGTTGGTCACCCATTGCAAGCCTTGGCAGATGCTATCACGATAAGTGAGCAAAACACAAAAGCTAGGCCTAAGGTTGTGCTTTCTTGGGCACCACACCCTAAAGCTTTACCACATGCCGTAGCAAATTCTTTCACAGAAATGATGCTAAAACAAGAAGCCGATTTTGTAATTACACACCCAGAAGGTTATGAATTAAATCCTGAAATTACAAAAGACGCTACGATAGAATACAATCAAGAAAAAGCATTAGAAAATGCAGATTTTGTGTATGTAAAAAATTGGAGTAGCTACAAAGACTACGGTAAAGTAATCAACCAAGATAAAAATTGGATGATGACTAAAGAAAAACTAGGGAGTGCAAAATTCATGCATTGTTTACCTGTACGTAGAAATGTAGTGGTAGAAGATGCTGTTTTAGATTCTGATCAAAGTATTGTCATAGCACAAGCCAATAATAGAACTTATGCTGCCCAAATCGTATTAAAGAAAATTCTAGAGCACCTTATCTAA
- the argB gene encoding acetylglutamate kinase — translation MKTNSTENNNLPYGEKKRGLSVVKIGGNVIEDSVALDKFLTLFSKIEGPKILVHGGGKLATQLANKLGIASQLVNGRRITDGESIDIITMVYGGLTNKTIVAKLQAKSCNAIGLSGADGDAIQAHKRPVKEIDYGFVGDIDGINSELINSLLKIGLTPVFCALSHDGNGQILNTNADTIASEIAIGMGEKYETTLYYCFEKKGVLLNINDENSVVTHINTAKYKELLDQKIIADGMLPKLENCYHALHHNVHKVCLGDLEMIHEDAQLFTTITL, via the coding sequence ATGAAGACAAATTCAACCGAAAATAATAATCTTCCTTATGGGGAGAAAAAGAGAGGATTATCAGTTGTAAAAATAGGAGGCAATGTCATTGAAGATTCCGTTGCTCTGGATAAATTCTTGACATTATTCTCAAAAATAGAAGGCCCTAAAATTTTAGTCCATGGAGGTGGTAAATTAGCCACTCAATTAGCCAATAAGCTAGGGATTGCTTCACAATTAGTTAACGGAAGACGTATTACCGATGGTGAAAGTATTGATATTATCACCATGGTATATGGAGGCCTAACCAATAAAACTATTGTTGCAAAATTACAAGCAAAGAGCTGTAATGCCATAGGTCTTAGCGGTGCTGATGGCGATGCCATTCAGGCCCATAAACGCCCTGTAAAAGAAATAGATTATGGTTTTGTTGGTGATATTGACGGAATAAATTCAGAATTAATTAATTCTTTATTAAAAATAGGCTTAACCCCTGTATTTTGTGCTTTATCACATGATGGTAATGGACAAATATTAAATACCAATGCGGATACCATCGCTTCTGAAATTGCTATTGGAATGGGAGAAAAATACGAGACAACTCTGTACTATTGTTTTGAGAAAAAAGGGGTTCTTTTAAATATTAACGACGAAAATTCTGTAGTTACGCATATCAATACAGCGAAGTATAAAGAACTACTGGATCAAAAAATTATAGCAGATGGTATGCTTCCTAAGCTAGAAAATTGCTATCATGCATTACATCATAACGTACATAAAGTGTGTTTGGGTGATCTAGAAATGATTCACGAAGACGCACAATTGTTCACCACAATAACCTTATAA
- a CDS encoding M20 family metallo-hydrolase, translating into MNQKQLTEKAIDLLKQLISIQSFSTEEDKTANAIQDWFHFLEIPFTRDNNNVYAKNKHWDDTKPTLLLNSHHDTVKPNQAYTKDPFLPHIEDGKLYGLGSNDAGGCLVSLLATFSHFYASENLNHNILMVASAEEENAGVNSLRGLLPSLPHIDVAIVGEPTLMNLAVAEKGLVVFDAVVKGTPSHAAHPNNDNAIYNTIEVLEWFKNYSFEKTSEALGEVKMTVTQIKAGSQHNVVPSQVDLVIDVRVNDCYTNLEIATMLKTEAPCMLQERGLKLNSSKINKDHALVQSGIALGRETYGSPTLSDQAALTCQSLKLGPGDSTRSHSADEFIFVNEIEEGVDLYIKILEGFLH; encoded by the coding sequence ATGAATCAAAAGCAACTTACAGAAAAAGCAATCGATTTACTAAAACAATTAATTAGTATACAATCTTTTTCTACCGAAGAAGACAAAACTGCTAACGCTATCCAAGACTGGTTTCACTTTTTGGAGATTCCTTTCACAAGAGATAACAACAATGTATATGCAAAAAATAAACATTGGGATGATACAAAACCGACATTACTTTTAAATTCCCATCACGATACTGTTAAACCTAATCAAGCTTATACGAAAGACCCATTTCTACCACATATTGAAGATGGCAAGTTATATGGCTTAGGCAGTAATGATGCTGGAGGTTGTTTGGTTTCTTTATTAGCTACCTTTTCACATTTTTACGCTTCAGAAAATCTAAATCACAATATTCTAATGGTTGCGTCCGCAGAAGAAGAGAACGCTGGAGTGAATAGCCTAAGAGGACTTTTACCTTCATTACCGCATATAGATGTTGCTATTGTTGGTGAACCTACATTAATGAATTTAGCCGTTGCAGAAAAAGGATTAGTAGTTTTCGATGCAGTTGTTAAAGGAACGCCTTCTCATGCTGCACACCCTAATAATGACAATGCCATATATAATACCATAGAAGTTTTAGAATGGTTTAAAAACTATAGCTTTGAAAAAACATCAGAGGCACTGGGAGAAGTAAAAATGACGGTGACGCAAATTAAAGCTGGAAGCCAACATAATGTAGTACCATCACAGGTAGATTTAGTTATTGACGTGCGTGTCAATGATTGTTATACCAATCTAGAGATTGCTACGATGCTTAAAACAGAAGCACCTTGTATGTTGCAAGAACGCGGATTAAAACTAAATTCATCAAAAATTAATAAAGACCACGCTTTGGTGCAATCAGGAATTGCACTAGGAAGAGAAACCTATGGTTCTCCTACACTTTCTGATCAAGCTGCACTTACATGCCAATCGTTAAAATTAGGGCCGGGAGATAGTACACGTTCTCATTCTGCAGATGAATTTATCTTTGTGAATGAAATAGAAGAAGGCGTAGATTTGTATATTAAAATTTTAGAAGGATTTTTGCACTAA
- the argH gene encoding argininosuccinate lyase, translating into MKLWDKGFSTDKKIDHFTVGNDRELDLLLAKYDVIASTAHAKMLGRIGLLTKDETDSLVKELANIGKSIEKGEFIIEDSFEDMHSKIEYVLTEKLGDTGKKIHTARSRNDQVLVAMHLYLKNELAEIKSETKILFDLLLNLADKYKSVLIPGYTHLQIAMPSSFGLWFSAYAESLIDDLYFIDAAYKIADQNPLGSAAGYGSSFPVDRTFTTKEMGFANLKYNVVAAQMGRGKVEKATAFGISSIAATLSKMGMDICLYMSQNFNFISFPDELTTGSSIMPHKKNPDVFELVRGKCNKLQGVPNQLALILTNLPSGYHRDLQLVKEVIVPAIQDLRACIEILTFSLKEVRVNQNILEDPKYDYLFSVDTLNELVLSGIPFRDAYKQMGTEIHEGRFTPKRDIKHTHEGSLGNLCLNDIRKKMEDIM; encoded by the coding sequence ATGAAACTTTGGGATAAAGGATTTAGCACCGATAAGAAAATTGATCATTTCACAGTAGGTAATGATCGCGAATTAGATTTATTATTGGCTAAATATGATGTAATAGCATCTACAGCACATGCCAAAATGTTAGGCAGGATTGGCTTACTAACGAAAGATGAAACCGATAGCCTTGTAAAAGAACTTGCCAATATTGGTAAAAGTATTGAAAAAGGAGAATTTATCATTGAAGATTCTTTTGAAGATATGCATTCTAAAATCGAGTATGTGCTAACCGAAAAGCTAGGCGATACCGGTAAAAAAATTCACACAGCACGTTCCAGAAATGATCAGGTTTTAGTAGCGATGCATTTGTATTTAAAGAATGAGTTAGCAGAAATAAAATCTGAGACAAAAATACTTTTTGACCTATTATTAAATTTAGCTGATAAATATAAGTCGGTTTTAATCCCTGGCTATACTCATTTACAAATTGCAATGCCGTCTTCTTTTGGCTTATGGTTTTCTGCCTATGCAGAAAGTTTAATTGATGATTTGTATTTTATTGATGCAGCTTACAAAATAGCAGATCAAAACCCTTTAGGTAGTGCTGCTGGTTATGGTAGTTCTTTTCCTGTTGACAGGACTTTTACGACGAAAGAAATGGGTTTTGCAAATTTAAAATACAATGTTGTTGCCGCACAAATGGGACGTGGAAAAGTTGAGAAAGCCACGGCTTTTGGCATAAGCAGTATAGCTGCTACCTTATCCAAAATGGGAATGGATATCTGTTTGTATATGAGTCAGAATTTTAATTTTATTTCTTTCCCTGATGAACTTACAACAGGCTCTAGCATTATGCCACACAAGAAAAATCCTGATGTTTTTGAACTGGTACGAGGTAAATGCAATAAGCTACAAGGAGTCCCTAATCAACTGGCTTTAATCTTAACAAATTTACCTAGTGGGTATCACCGCGATTTACAATTGGTAAAAGAAGTAATTGTACCTGCAATTCAAGATTTAAGAGCTTGTATAGAAATCTTAACGTTCAGTTTAAAAGAAGTTAGAGTAAATCAAAACATTCTGGAAGATCCTAAATATGATTATTTATTTAGCGTAGACACTTTAAATGAATTGGTTTTAAGTGGCATTCCTTTTCGCGATGCATACAAACAAATGGGTACAGAAATTCATGAAGGTAGATTTACGCCCAAGCGTGATATAAAACACACCCATGAAGGTAGTTTAGGCAACTTATGTCTAAATGATATCCGAAAGAAAATGGAAGATATCATGTAA
- a CDS encoding pseudouridine synthase, with translation MSRSDSNNDNKSSGRQGGTFRKKSYARGNAPMKKNVETRKPSNPNVLRLNRYVANSGVCSRREADIYIAAGSVTVNGKPVIEMGYKVQLSDEVRFDGRLLNPIKKEYVVLNKPKDFATSTRDGAGNRTAMGLVSNASKAKLLPVGKMDKSSTGLLLFTNDGDLTARLNSPKNGLRKIFHVELTKPLKSTDLKRIKEGIEIEESVVRIQDISYIENAPKTQVGVEIFSTRNNIVRRLFEKLDYDVVKLDLVVYAGLTKKDLPRGHWRPLTEQEIINLGMIK, from the coding sequence ATGAGTAGGTCAGATTCCAATAATGATAATAAGTCATCAGGAAGACAGGGAGGTACATTTAGAAAGAAAAGCTATGCCAGAGGCAATGCTCCAATGAAGAAGAACGTTGAAACAAGAAAACCTTCTAACCCTAATGTTTTAAGACTAAATAGATATGTAGCAAATTCAGGTGTTTGTTCTCGTAGAGAAGCTGATATCTATATTGCTGCAGGTAGTGTTACTGTAAATGGTAAGCCTGTTATTGAAATGGGCTATAAAGTTCAATTGTCAGATGAGGTTCGTTTTGATGGCCGACTTTTAAATCCGATCAAAAAAGAATATGTAGTACTTAATAAGCCTAAAGATTTTGCAACCTCTACAAGAGACGGTGCTGGTAACCGTACTGCAATGGGCTTAGTTTCTAACGCTTCAAAAGCAAAATTACTTCCTGTAGGTAAAATGGATAAATCCTCTACAGGTTTGTTGTTATTTACTAATGATGGAGATTTGACGGCTCGTTTAAACTCACCTAAAAATGGTTTGCGTAAAATATTCCACGTAGAGTTAACGAAACCTTTAAAAAGTACAGATCTTAAGCGTATTAAAGAAGGTATTGAAATAGAAGAGAGTGTTGTAAGAATACAAGATATTAGTTATATCGAGAATGCTCCTAAAACACAAGTTGGTGTTGAAATATTCAGTACAAGAAACAATATTGTACGTAGACTATTTGAAAAATTAGACTATGATGTAGTTAAGCTAGACCTTGTGGTATATGCGGGACTTACAAAAAAAGATTTACCACGTGGACACTGGAGACCTTTGACCGAGCAAGAAATTATCAACTTAGGAATGATAAAATAA
- a CDS encoding carbon-nitrogen hydrolase family protein: MNNLLKVALAQIAPVWLDKAATLKKIEASIIEAANEKAELVIFGEALLPGYPFWLALTDGATWDLKVNKEIHAHYVRNAIQVEAGELDSVCKLAKEHGIAIYLGIMERAKNRGGHSIYCSLVYINELGEIKSVHRKLQPTYDERLTWAPGDGNGLQVHPLKEFTVGGLNCWENWMPLPRTALYGLGENLHIAVWPGSDHNTKDITRFIARESRSFVISVSSLMKKSDFPKNTPHLDKILEKSPEVLANGGSCIAGPDGEWLVKPVLDTEGLIYHTLDFNRVYEERQNFDVVGHYSRPDVTRLTVNRERQSTVEYND, translated from the coding sequence ATGAATAATTTACTAAAAGTAGCCTTGGCGCAAATTGCTCCAGTGTGGTTAGATAAAGCAGCAACTTTAAAGAAAATTGAAGCTTCTATTATAGAAGCGGCAAACGAAAAAGCAGAATTAGTAATCTTTGGCGAAGCGCTATTACCTGGTTATCCTTTTTGGTTGGCATTAACGGATGGTGCTACTTGGGATTTAAAAGTAAATAAAGAAATTCATGCACATTATGTTCGTAATGCCATACAAGTAGAGGCAGGAGAACTTGACTCAGTTTGTAAATTAGCTAAAGAACATGGCATTGCTATTTATTTGGGTATCATGGAGCGCGCAAAAAATAGAGGAGGTCATAGCATTTATTGCTCTTTAGTTTATATTAATGAATTGGGAGAAATAAAATCTGTTCATCGTAAATTACAACCTACCTATGATGAGCGTTTAACGTGGGCTCCTGGAGATGGTAATGGTTTACAAGTGCATCCACTAAAAGAATTTACAGTGGGTGGATTAAATTGCTGGGAAAATTGGATGCCATTGCCTAGAACTGCATTATATGGTTTAGGTGAAAATCTGCATATTGCAGTGTGGCCAGGTAGTGATCATAATACAAAAGACATTACGCGTTTTATTGCCCGCGAGTCGCGTAGTTTTGTAATTTCAGTATCCTCCTTAATGAAAAAAAGTGATTTCCCTAAAAATACACCGCACCTCGATAAAATTCTAGAAAAATCTCCTGAAGTCTTAGCTAACGGTGGTTCCTGTATTGCCGGACCTGATGGCGAATGGCTTGTGAAACCTGTTTTGGATACAGAAGGGCTTATCTATCATACTTTAGACTTTAATAGGGTGTATGAAGAACGTCAGAATTTTGATGTAGTAGGCCATTATTCAAGACCAGATGTAACCAGGTTAACGGTTAATAGAGAACGGCAATCTACTGTAGAATACAACGATTAA
- a CDS encoding geranylgeranylglycerol-phosphate geranylgeranyltransferase, with translation MLNRKNKLLLLKLLSLFSVVRGYNILIIVIAQYLASIYILSPNLPLRKVVFDFNLFLIVLSSSMVIAAGYIINNFYDAEKDLINKPHKTMLDRLVSQRFKLSTYFILNFLSVLVASYVSFKAVLFFSSYIFGIWVYSHKLKRIPFIGNFISATLAVAPFFVVFVYYRNFEHVIFVHALFLFLVILARELIKDLENIAGDIAQNYKTIPILYGENTSKTIIGILFLLTLIPSVLLILKFDVGYMYIYFIACVILLLLCLVLLLRSDSKKHYILLHNILKFIIIAGVFSILLINVNLVLNRIL, from the coding sequence ATGCTTAATAGAAAAAACAAGCTCCTGCTTTTAAAGTTATTGAGTCTGTTTTCTGTAGTTAGAGGGTACAATATTTTAATTATTGTAATTGCTCAATACCTAGCATCTATCTATATTTTATCACCTAATTTACCACTACGTAAAGTGGTTTTTGATTTCAATCTTTTTCTTATAGTTTTATCTTCTTCAATGGTCATTGCAGCAGGGTATATTATCAATAATTTTTATGATGCAGAGAAAGATTTAATCAATAAGCCGCATAAAACTATGTTAGATAGATTGGTGAGTCAGCGTTTCAAGCTAAGTACTTATTTTATTCTAAATTTTTTATCAGTACTCGTAGCAAGTTATGTCTCTTTTAAGGCAGTTTTATTTTTTTCGTCTTATATATTCGGAATTTGGGTGTATTCACACAAATTGAAAAGAATTCCGTTTATTGGAAATTTTATTTCGGCAACACTTGCTGTAGCGCCATTTTTTGTTGTTTTCGTATACTATAGAAATTTTGAGCATGTAATATTTGTTCATGCGTTATTTCTATTTTTAGTGATTCTAGCGCGAGAATTAATTAAAGATTTAGAGAATATAGCAGGAGATATTGCTCAGAATTATAAAACAATACCTATTCTCTACGGAGAAAATACATCAAAGACGATAATCGGAATCTTATTTTTATTGACTTTAATACCATCTGTATTATTAATTTTAAAATTTGATGTTGGTTATATGTACATCTACTTTATAGCATGTGTTATTCTATTGTTATTATGCCTTGTATTATTATTGCGCTCCGATTCTAAAAAGCATTATATTCTACTACACAATATTCTTAAATTTATAATTATAGCGGGGGTTTTTAGTATCTTGTTAATCAATGTAAATCTGGTATTAAATAGAATTTTATAA
- a CDS encoding mevalonate kinase family protein: MKGPLFYSKILLFGEYGIIKDSKGLSIPYNFFKGALKTDDNLSEEAKKSNSSLDRFAQYLEQLSIKNPDLVVFDIELLKKDVAEGMYFDSSIPQGYGVGSSGALVAAIYDKYAFDKITVLENLTREKLLTLKTVFGKMESFFHGKSSGLDPLNSYLSLPILINSKDNIESTSIPSQNAEGKGAVFLLDSGIVGETAPMVQIFMEQMKEKGFRKMLKDQFIKHTDACVEDFVSGNMSSLFGNLKQLSHVVLDNFKPMIPVEFHKLWKHGIDTNEYYLKLCGSGGGGYILGFTEDFEKAEKSLKGHKLEVVYNF; the protein is encoded by the coding sequence GTGAAGGGACCATTATTTTATTCAAAAATTTTACTTTTCGGAGAATATGGAATTATAAAAGATTCCAAGGGACTTTCTATACCTTATAATTTCTTTAAAGGTGCTTTAAAGACAGATGATAATTTGTCAGAGGAAGCAAAAAAATCGAACAGTAGTTTAGATAGATTTGCTCAGTATCTTGAGCAGCTATCTATTAAAAATCCGGATTTAGTAGTTTTTGATATTGAATTACTTAAAAAGGATGTAGCAGAAGGAATGTATTTTGATAGTTCTATACCTCAAGGGTATGGGGTAGGGAGTAGTGGTGCTTTAGTAGCTGCTATTTATGATAAATATGCTTTTGATAAAATAACTGTTTTAGAAAACCTTACGAGAGAAAAATTATTGACCTTAAAGACCGTTTTCGGAAAAATGGAATCATTTTTTCATGGAAAATCTTCTGGGTTAGATCCTTTAAATAGTTATTTAAGTCTTCCTATTTTAATCAATTCTAAAGATAATATTGAGTCTACCAGTATTCCTTCTCAAAATGCTGAGGGTAAAGGTGCTGTGTTTTTGTTAGATAGTGGTATTGTTGGCGAGACTGCGCCAATGGTGCAAATCTTCATGGAGCAAATGAAAGAGAAAGGGTTCCGTAAAATGTTAAAAGATCAATTTATAAAACATACTGATGCTTGTGTAGAGGATTTTGTTAGTGGCAATATGAGTTCACTTTTCGGAAATTTAAAACAACTCTCTCATGTTGTTTTGGATAACTTTAAACCTATGATTCCTGTAGAATTTCATAAACTTTGGAAACATGGGATAGATACCAATGAGTATTATTTAAAACTTTGTGGTTCAGGTGGTGGCGGCTATATCCTAGGGTTTACAGAAGACTTTGAGAAAGCAGAGAAATCTTTGAAGGGTCATAAATTAGAAGTAGTCTATAACTTCTAA